DNA from Diaphorobacter limosus:
AAAGCCGCCAACGACCCGCTGCAGAACAAAGACACGCTGACATTGATGCGCGTGCGCCGCGTCGAAGTGGCCATTGCCGCCCAGCAATTCGACCTTGCCATCAATGATCTCCAAACGCTGTTGCAAGACCGGCCCAACGACCCGCGCTTCTTGTCTGGTCTGGGCATGGCTTATATCGGCAAAGGCCAGGCACAGACCGCCCTGGAGCTCTTCAATCCGCTGGTTGCCCGCAACCCCAACGGCCCCGCCTTCTATGGTCGAGCCATGGCTTATCAACTGCTGGGACAGCGCGACGCCAGCCTGCGCGACATAGACCAGGCCATCCGGCTCGAACCCAGGAACCCGCTCTACGCAAGCATGCGCGCGAGCATCGCTGGATCCAGCAAGTAGCCCCGCCGTGGCATTGCGCATCCTGCACGTCGGCAAGTTCTACCCCCCCTACCGTGGGGGCATGGAAGTCTTTCTGGCCGACCTGATCAACGAACAGCGCCGCCAGGGCATGGACGCCCACGCGCTGGTGCATGGCGAGCCACTGCCTGACGACCCACCGTGGGTGCAGCGCGTGCCCGTGCAGTTCAACCTGGTCTATGCCCCCATTGCGCTGAGCTTCAGGCGCGCCTTGCGCAACGCTATCGACCGCATCCAGCCCGACGTGCTGCACCTGCACATGCCCAACAACTCCGCACTGTGGGCGTTGACGCTGCCCGGCGCGCGCAAGGTGCCATGGGTGGTGCACTGGCATTCGGACGTGGTGGTCTCCAACATCAAATGGTCCGTGGCGCTGGCATACATGGTGTACCGCCCATTCGAGCAAGCATTGCTGGAGCGCGCGCAGCAAGTGTTTGCCACATCGCCTCCCTACCTGCAGGCCAGCACCGCACTGCGCCGCTGGCGCGGCAAATGCGAGGTAGTCCCGCTGGGCCTGGACCTACGCAGCGCACCCCCAGCCGCAGCCCTGGCGGCACCCCTGCAATGGCGCCCCGGCACGCGGTTGCGGCTGCTGTCCATCGGGCGGCTGACCTACTACAAGGGCTTTGAGACACTGATCCGCGCCGTATCCACCTTGCCCGGAGTGGAATTGCTGATCGCCGGCGACGGCGAGCTGCGCGACACGCTGCAGGCCTTGATAGCCAGTACCACCCCGGCAGGCATGCCGCCCGCGACGCGCCTGCTGGGTGCCGTGGACGACGCCCAAAAGCATGCCCTGCTGACACAGTGCGACCTGTTCTGCCTGGCATCGCGCGAGCGCACCGAGGCCTTCGGCATCGTGCTGCTGGAGGCCATGCAGCACGCCCGCCCCTGCCTGGTGACCGACCTGCCCGGCTCCGGCATGCCCTGGGTGGTGTCGCACGCACACTGCGGCCTGCATGTGCCGTTTGAAGACGTGGACGCCTGGCGCAGCACCATCGCCCGGCTGCAACACGACCCGGCCCTGCGCGCCCGCCTGGGCCAGGCCGGGCACAAGGCCTTGCACCAGCACTTCAGCATCGGCCCCTGTGAACGCGCCACCGCCCGCCATTACCGCGGCCTGGCCCCCGGCATGCAGCCCGCAGCGCCCACGCGGGGCCTGATGGTGATCGTCTGCACCCACAACAACGCCGCCGACATTGCCACGTTGCTGCAACGCGTGCGCGCCCTGGTCAACGCCCCGGTGCTGGTGGTGGACAACCGCAGCACCGACGCCACCTGCCACCTGGCCGAACAGCAGGGCGCCCGCGTACTGCGCCCCCTGCTGGCCATGACCACCTGGGGCAGCCTGCAAACCGGCCTGCGCTACGCCCTGGCCCAAGGCTACGAATCCGCCATCACCATCGACGCCGAAGGCCGCTACGAAGTGGAAGAACTGCCCGCGCTGCTGGCCACGCACGGCCAGGCCGACATGACGGTGGCCTACTTCGCCGCCCGCAACAGCCTGCCGCGGCGCGCTGCATGGCAGTGGTTCCGCTGGGTGACCGGACTGGGTCTGCGCGACTTTGTCTCGGGCTTTCGCCTGTACAGCCGGGCCGCCATGGCGGTCGCCACATCGGCCGAGGCCACACTGCTGGACTACCAGGACATTGGCACCCTGCTGCTGATGCGCCGCCAGGGCCTGCGCATTACCGAAGTGGCATTGGCGATGCACACCCCGAAGGTGGACAGATCCAGGATCTTCCGGTCGTGGGCCAATGCAGCACGGTACGTCGTCGTGTCCTCGTTGCTTAGCATTGCGCACGGGCGGCAGGCCCGCAAGCTGGGGCGACAGCAGTAGCCGCAGCGCACCTTCTGGCTGGCCCACGCGAGTATCTTTTTCGGCAGCCATGCGATCAGAGTAGGCGTGGCGGTTACTCCTTCCCCCACCGGGGGAAGGTGGGAATGGGGGCCAGCAGCGTCGGCATCTCGCCAGCACCGGGGCGCGAGCGTCGCTGGCCCCCACCCCAGCCCTCCCCCGGGAGGGGAGGGAAAAACAGCCCCAAGCCCTGCCCATACTGCGTATCCCGCTCTCAAAAGATCTGTGCATACGGTAGCCCCATTGGGGGAGGGAGCAAAACCGCACCCAGCCTTGGACCGTGTGTCATTACACAAGCCCGAAAGGGGTGGGAGCCCGAAATGCGCGCCACTGCATCGGCCAATACCCCGCTCCTACAATGCCCGCCATGACCCGCAAGAAGCTCCCCATCGGCATCCAGACCTTGCGCGAGATCCGCGAAGAAGGCCACTACTACGTGGACAAGACCCCGCTGGCGCTGCAACTCATCGACCAGGGCAAATACTTCTTCCTGTCACGCCCGCGCCGCTTCGGCAAAAGCCTGTTCCTCGACACCCTCAAAGAGCTGTTCGAGGGCAACGCCGCCCTGTTCAAAGGCTTGCACGCCGAGCAGCACTGGGACTGGTCCGTGCAATACCCCGTGCTGCGCTTCAGCTTTGGCGGTGGCGTGCTGGGCAACGTACAAGACCTGCGCGCCAGCCTGGACGAGCAGCTGGGCACGCTGGAGGCGCGCCACCAACTACCCGCCGAATACCCCGATGCGCGCAGCCGCTTCAAGCGCCTGATCCTGCGCCTGGCCGAAGCCACCGGCCAGCGCGTGGTCGTGCTCATCGACGAATACGACAAACCCATCCTCGACCGCATCGAAGAGCGCGACACGGCGCTGCAAATCCGCGAGGTGCTGAAGGACTTCTATTCCATCATCAAGGACAGCGACGCCCATGTGCGCTTTGCCTTCTTGACCGGGGTGTCCAAGTTCAGCAAGGTCAGCCTGTTCTCGGGCCTGAACAACCTCGAAGACATCACCCTCGTGCCCGCCTACAGCAGCATCTGCGGCTACACCGATGCGGACGTCGATACCGTCTTCGCCCCCGAGCTGCCCGGACTGGACCGGGAAGAAATCCGCCGCTGGTACAACGGCTACAACTGGCTGGGCACCTCCGTCTACAACCCGTTTGACCTGCTGCTGCTGTTTCGCAACCGCATGTTCCGCCCCTGGTGGTTCGAGACCGGCACCCCCACCTTCCTCGTCAAGCTGCTGACCGAGCGCCGCCAGTTCACGCCCGCGCTGGAAACCATCATCGCGCCCGAGACGCTGCTGTCCACCTTCGACGTGGACACCATCCCCACCGAAGCGCTGATGTTCCAGGCCGGCTACCTCACCATTGCCGACACGCGCTACTTTCCCGGGCACCTGGAATTGCGCCTGCGCTACCCCAACCAGGAAGTCAAGGCCAGCCTGAACAACAGCCTGCTGGGCGCGCTGTGCGGCGGCGACCCCATGGTGCCCGCGCGCAATATCAGCCGGCTGTATGACCTGCTTCAGGCCAACGACCTGGCAGGCCTGAAAGACGTCATGCACGCCTTCTTTGCCAGCATTCCGCACGACTGGTACAGAAATAACCCCATCGCCCAATACGAAGGCTACTGGGCCAGCGTCTTCTACAGCCACTTTGCCGCCTTGGGGCTGGACACCATGCTGGAAGACGCCACCAACCACGGCCGCATCGACATGGCCGTGCGCTGGCTGGGGCAGACCTGGCTGTTCGAGTTCAAGGTGGTCGAACTGACCCCAGAGGGCCGCGCACTGCAGCAGCTACTGGACAAAGGCTACGCCGACAAATACCGCACCAGCGGGCCGGTACACCTGATCGGCGTGGAGTTCAGCAAAGACACGCGGAATATCGTGGGGTTTGAAACGCAAACGCTTGCCGTTGTGTAGGGCCGGGTTGCAGCAGTGCAACCTCAAAGCCAGTCACCGGGGTTTTCTCGCCCCAAAATAATCAGCAAAAAATGGCTAAACCTCATAACTAGAAGGCATCATTAGCTATCAAAACAGGAGGAAAACACATCACTCTCCGGCCTCGAACAGGATTGAGCGCATGCGCTCCACAAACCGCTCCTGTGTGAACTGCAAGGCTTGGGCTATGCAGGCGGCAGACATCGCATCGCCCCTTGTCGCCTCTGTTTTCGCGACTGCATTCATTACAGCCTCAGCAGTGGGCGGATCCTGCACCAGAAAGCCAGTCACCCCATCGACAACGGTTTCCAGCAACCCACCCTGCGCCACACCAATCACCGGCTTGCCAGCCGCCATGGCCTCCACCGGGGACATGCCGAAATCCTCATCCACCGGCACATAAATCACAGCACGCGCGCGGCCAACCCAGCGCCGTAATTGCTCATCTGTTTGCCATCCGGTGAATTCAATATGGCTCGCCCCTGCAGCCAATGCCTGCAGTCGCTCCAATTCAGGGCCACCAGACAACACCACCAACCTGTGCCGAGGCATGTGCGCAAAGGCTTGAATAATCACATCGACCCGTTTGTTGGCAACCAGGCGGGCTGTTGACAGGTAGTAGCCGCCATCGCCCAGTTGTTCAAAATGCTGCGTTGCCACAGGCGGATACACCACTTCAGCATCCAGCCCGGTGTAGCGCTTAAGGCGCTGGCGCACATTTTCCGAGTTCACCAAGATGCGATCCATCCGCCCGATAGCCGACTCGTAACGCTTGCGAAACCAATGCACAAACAACGCATACAGCGGCCGCAGCGGCAGCGGAAACTGGGCCAGCGTGCTCTCGTAAAGATCGTAGGCATAGCGGGGAATGGTGTGGCAGTAGTAAATCCGCTGCCCTCCACGCTGCTGGTAAACGGCCAAAGGTGCATAGAAACCGCTGTACACCACCTGCTGTGCATCATGCAGGCACTGCGACCGGAATCGAAAGCACCACATGCTCTCAAGAATGCGCGGCAGGTACGTAGACCAGCCGCCGCGCAACTCACGCACGCTGACCGGCGAACCATCAAGAAGAGGCTGGGCCTGCGCATAGCAGCGGCTTACCACGGTCTGAAAGTTAGGCAGTGCTTGAGCCAGAGTCAGCGTGACACGCTCCGCCCCGCCCGCGACCTGCATGAAGTCATACAACAAAAAATGTTTGGCTTCTGCTTTGTCGCTGCCATATTGCTCTGATGGCGAATTACCCATGCGTTGGTACCTTCAGCATATCGCCAACTGCGATCAGACTTATCAATGCTTTACCAGGCCTGCTAACAGACGCTGCAACGCCTCTGCACGGGCAGACCAGCCATGCAAAGCCTTCAAATCTTCAATACTGCCATCACTCATGCCCAACCGCCCCTGCTGCCAGCATTCAATGATATTTCTCAAAGCTGCAGAAATTGGTTTACGCTCATTGTCCACGACATATGATGACTCTACATCTTTCAAAATATCCTCGGTAGGATCTAGTGCTGAGCCACGCAAGTGTAAAATAGCTTTACCCGTTACCAAATATTCATAAATCTTACCCGGCAATTGATAACTCTGGCTGTTGCCAATATTCAGCAACACATCCGCCATTCCTTGCAGCGCCAAACATTCAAAATGATCAACACGCCCAAGGAATCTAACATTCTTGATACCTTCAAACAAACCAGCGAATCGTAGATTATCCCCTGCAATTGTCAATACAATATATTGACTATCCAACAATAGAAGCGCCTTCGCAAATTCTGCCGGATTACGGAATGCCTCGTAAAAATTACCAGTAAAAACAATATGCAGCTTTCCAGGCCACGCCCAATTCTGCCCAGTCACCGTAGCAACTTCATCAGGCGCGCCCTGCGCAATAGTGGCAAATTTTTCAACCGATAACCTCGCATGCCGCTGCATCAAAACATCACGCAGCACACCCGTAGTCAAAATCACCTTATCGGCGCGACGCAGTATCAGCCCCTCAAACCACGCATCCAGCCACCGCCGCCAGCGTGGTGCATAAGGCGCGCACAGCGGGTCAGCCAAATCCACCACCCAGGGTAAATTCGTATGTTTTTGCACCCACAAACCCAGCAACAAATCTACCCCAGGCTCGTGGGAACTAATCACCACATCAAAGGAATGCTGGCGCAGCAACTGTGCAAGCCTGCGCCGGGCAAACGGATACCACTCGGTGCGCACATCAGGGTAAAGCATTCGATCCAAAAAATGTCGAGCTCCTTTATACGCACGCGTCAACCACGATGGCGACACCCTCGGGGTAATCATCTGCGCAGCGCTGTCGGCCGGACGCGGCGCCCCTGCCAGCTTTTGCGCCAGCCCAATAAAAGGCCCCGGCCATACTCTATGCTCAGTGATGCCAGGATGGCTAGGGGCAGCATATGGTGGCAACGAGGTGATATCAAGGCACAGCACATGCACTGACATCCCACGCTGAGCCAAGCCGTTGGCTAGGTAATACCAACGTAATGCCTGTGCGGCGGTTAGAGGAGGCCACTCGTAGGCCAACAACAAAACACGCACTAGCTACTGCCTTTATCCCGAAAAATGAATACAAGAAACCTTCGATCGCTCATTTTTTCAAGCCATCCAACATAGTTCGCCAATCTTCCATAAACGCGCTGGACGAAAAACGATCACGTGCTCGCTCCATATGCGCAGAAAATTCTTGGTAACCGTCCTTGATTCGCACAATTTTTTCCGCCAGCGCAGAGACACTATCAAGCGTGAACACAAAGTCGTCACCAAAACCATCCACAAGAAAGCGATGCTCCGCGATATCCGACAAGAGCACTGGCATTCCCACACAGATCGCTTCTGCAGCGGCCAACCCGAACGACTCCCCCCGGGACGGGGAAACATAGATACCACCGCTGTCCCGCACCAGCCTCAACCACTCGTCCGTAGCAGAAAATGGCACCGGCGGCACCACTATTACCTGCGCCTGCAGATCCCGCCTGTCTATGGCCTTTTGCATATCGATTTCTGGCGACTGCGGACCACATAGAAGTGCAAAGAATCGGTGATCACCTCGCCGCTCCAGCAACGCCAGCGCATCAAGCAACATCAATGGATTTTTGTGCCTGTCCATACGTCCAAAAAAGAGCAGAGGCGTGCGCACCCATCCCGGCCTCCGGAAATCCTCGCGCACCCGCTCCATATCCCAGGGGATGAAATTCCGAAGCGTCACAATGTTTCGCGCAGCACGTTCTGACAGTTCCGCACGCAAACGCTCTCCAAACAGCGTCGAGGGAACGACGATCCGCTCGCAAGCAGCAGGCAACTGGCGCAAGTATTTTCGATTTTCTAGATACGATGTATGGCATTCCGCCACATACCGGAACCCACGCAGCTCGCACATGGCAAACACCTGCGGGCAATCTACGCAGAACACTAAGTCGTATACTGCATCCTCGGAGAAATCCGGCGACACTAACACCCGCGCGTCAATGCCCTGACGCATTAGTGCTGAGCGCAGAGGTTCGGCTCCGCCGGAGTCGCGCAAAAACAGTAGATCCGCGTGCAAGTGCGGCGCAGCTTGGTGGAATGCAAGCAGACGATTTAAAAACACGCGCTCCACACCGCCAAGTGTCGCCCACGGATAGACGAAGCACACTCTAGAGACCATACAGATCACCTATATTCTTGTGCTGTCGTAGATGGTGCACCAAACCATTAAAGCGCGCGTCCCACGTGGTCGCAGCCAGAAATGACTCGACCTTCCCGGGATCAACCGGCTTCTGGGCGAGGAAAGATGCAAACAAGGTTTGTGCATTCGCCCGTGCAGCCCACACGACGCCTGGATAGGACTGCAGGTGCTGGATACCCGTCACGAACACAGGCAATCCAAAATATATGTACTCGTAGATCTTGATCGGATCCACCGCCCGCGACAGTTGCCCCTCTACAAAGGGGATGATGCTCGCGCTCCAATGTCGAACATACGTATTCAACTCGGACGGATGCACTTTCCCGACGAGCACCAGATTATCCAAACTGCGAGCCCTATCCCGCACCCACTGTGGCTCACCGTAGCCAATGATCTCGAACCGCACGTCGCCATGCCGCACCGCGAGGTCGAAAACCAGTTTCCAGTCGAACCACGCATCGGTCAGGTGCCCGAAATAACCCACCACAGACTGCGCCGTCCCAGAGGTCTGGACAATTCCACGATGGTTTCGCCCAATCACGTCCTCCGAATAGCCATTGCCGATCAGCAGGATGTCATTGCGAATACCGGAAAACTTCTCGATCAATGCTGGCGCCACACAACACACCACATCGCTTTGCAAAACTAACTGCTCCTCCACCTGCCGGTCGTACCAGGGTGCTTGGCCGGACTTGAAGAACTCCTGCCACTCATCCATCACGTCATATGTGATCGTATAGCCCTTGCCGCGTAGGCCGGAAACGCAATCCACCAGCACCCTGGCAGGCATAGTCAGTAGATACAGAGCATTCGCCTGCTTCGGCGGCAGCAGGCCATGCATGTCAACAAACTCGAACAAAGGCACTTGGTGCACCCCGGGCCACACAGGGCTGCAACCTTTGTTTAGTTCGTCCTTGCGCCCCCACTGCCAGGCGACGAACAGGACAAAATACCCCTGGTTTGCAAAATACTTTGCTGCATTGATAGGCCGCTGGTTGACCAGTTCGTCGAATTCGAAGCCGCAGGTGATCACAACCACCTTGTCGACGGATCGAACCTTTGCCACCCACGCGGGCAAGGCCAGCGGCTCCACAACCTCCCTGCCTACACCCCAATGGAGAGCCACATATCGTGTGCGCTGTACATGCAACCAATACCGCCAGGACTCTGGTAGACGCCAGTACACAGACCTCAGCAGCGCGTAGCCATAGCGCGCCGCAGGATCTGCAAGCGCTCGCAATGCTCGCGCCGCAGCCCGCAGCGGGTGGGTTACCCGCCACGAGGCGGACTTAAGGAACTCCGCAATCATCACATCACGCGCATCAATGGTTTGATGAGCTGCGTCTAGGCTTCGGCGCAACATCGTAATCTCGCCCTGGGCCGCCAGCGTCTGGCGGCAAACCTGCAGAGCCGCATGCATCCTGGCCGAAAAATACCGGCTGCTGCATGCCAACGCCTCCATCCGGGTCACGATGGCCTCGGAATGGAAAAATAAGGAGCTTTCCGGCAGCGGATCCCGCTGCAAAGATTGGTAGAGCTCCAGCAAGATCCCTGGCTGCGGCGGCTGCAGCACCCCGGTCTGGTCGAGAAATTGCCCCCAGATACTTGCCTCACCGAAACCCTCAGCCGCAGCTTCAACCACAGCAGCCAGACCCATTTCGCCCAATGCAGCGAGTTGAGCGCCTAGGCGATCCGCATCTACAGTGTCCAGGTTCCTGCCGGAAAAATTGGTATGCCGTGCCAACTGCAGCAGCCCGGCGTCCATGACACCCTTGACGCCATCGTAGCCCACCAGTACCACCGGCCTTTGTGCGGCTAGCCCCTCCAGCACCACCCGCCCCATGCCCGCTACGCCAGCGCTGCCACGCATCAGCTGCGGGATGTCGGAACGTGCGCCGAGAAACTCGACACCATTAATCAACCCCTCGTCGGAGAGCATCTGCTGCAGGGCCGCTCTGGCATCGCCATCGCCCGCGATCCGCACCCCGGCCATCCCGGCACTCCGAGCCTTTCTCACAAAATCCAGCATTCCACCGATCTTGGCCGCATCAAGGCGCCCCACCACCAGCCAGCGCGGCTCGCGCGCCTCATCCTCTACTGAACCCGATACCTGCGTTGGAAACTCGACGCCATTGGGAACGACTATCAGCGACGCATCGGCCACATAGGGTCGCGCTATTTCAGCCACCTCGCCGGATACCGCGGCGACCAGCGAGGCCTGGGGCAGCACGATAGCCTTGATCATGAAGTCATAAACTGGCCCCGCATATCCACCCAGCGAAGCCGGACCGTGCAGCGAGACCACCAATGAAATCCTTTCAGCCTGCGCCGCCACCATGGCAGGCACCAGAGACACAAAGGGGTGAGCATGGATCAAATCGATCCGCCGCGACCGGATAACCTCACGTATGCGGTCGACCATCTCAACCATCGCTGCGGCAGAGCAGTCCACACCCATGGCAACCCCGCCCGTCACCGACGACACGCAATCCGGGAGCAGCGTGCGCTGGAATGGAGTGCCCGCCAGTAAGTGCACTTCGCAGCCGTGGCCGTGCAACTGCACCAACTCGCCGCGAATATGCGTCTCCAGACCACCCACCGTGAACTGCTCCACCACCACCAGCACACGCTTCATTGCGCCTGCTCCACCAGTTGCGCCGAGACGCAGACATCCAGCATTGCAATCCCGCTGCCGGTCAGGCGCATCTGGTTGATCTTCAAGAGGATGACATCGGTCTTGCGATCCAGATAGCTCATGTCTCCATGTGAGATCGCCTCTGCGATGGACAGCGTCACGAAATACGCTCCCTGGCACAGACGCAATTCCAGCGCGAACTCGAAACGCACTGTGGTGCGCGGCTGCGCATCCTGGTGGTTCAAACCATGGTAGAGCGTGCTGGTGCCGAAGACGCTCACGCCTTCAATCGTGCGGATCAGGATGCCGGCCTGCATCTCCTTAACCGGCTGCAGAACATCTACATCGAACCGGATCGTGGCCTTGCCACCGCTGTGGAAGACCTCGCTCGTTTCACCGTCTGCATTGCAGACTTCCCATCCCTTGATGACAGCACGAAGCTGTCCCTGCCCCGACGGCTCGTCATGCCCACCGGCTTGGCCAGCATCCGCCACACCGGGCACGGGCACCGTGGTTTCCCCGCTCTGGCGAGCCGTCTGGTTAAGATAGCGCAGATAGGAACGCTCGTCCGAGTACAGGAGCGCATGGTACTGGTCGACGATCTCCTTGGCCGGCCCTACACCATGCATCCGCCCCTGGTGCAGCAGCACGCCGCGTTGGCAGAACTTCTCCACCGTGGCCGTTGAATGGGTCACCAGCAAGACGGAACAGCCGTTTTCCCGCAACCCCTCGATGTAGTCGAAACATTTGCGTTGGAACTTTTCGTCGCCCACCGACAGCGCCTCATCCACGATCAAAATATCGGGTTTAACACAGGCCTGCACCGCAAACGCGAGCCGCACTGCCATCCCACTCGAATATGTTCTCACCGGCTGATCCAGGTGCTGCCCGATGTCAGCAAAGGCAGCAATGTCGTCGAAACTGCGATCCATCGCCTCTTTCGACAAGCCCAGGATGGAGCCATTCAGGTAGACATTCTCACGCCCGGTGAATTCCGGATTAAAGCCAGATCCCAACTCGAGCAAAGCCGCCAGCACGCCCGTCGTGCGCACCTCTCCTACCGTCGGCGTCAGTGTGCCGGCAATGATCTGCAGCAAAGTACTCTTGCCGCTACCATTGCGCCCCAGAATGCCGATAGTTTCGCCCTTGCCTACCGAAAACGACACGTCCCGCAATGCCCAGAACTCCTGAAAAAACTGACGCCGACCGAATGAAAAGAACTGCAGCAGTCGATCCTTGGGCTGCGCATACATCTCATAGCGTTTCGAAATACTTGCAATGGAAATCGCCACATCAGAGGACATCGGCAAAACCCTTCCTTGTCTTCTGAAACCAAACAAATCCAACCCATGCGACAAAAGCAGTTGCAACCCAGTAAATTACCAGCAACTCAAAACTTGGCACCCTTCCCCAGTAGAGGACATCACGTGTCATCTCAATTACTGGAGTCAGTGGATTTAGATAGAGGAATTGACGATAACTTTCTGGCAATGCGCTGACCGGATAAAAAATGGGACTCATAAACATCAATACCGAAGTCACCACACTAATGATCTGCGACACATCACGAAGATACACACCCAACGAGGCCAGACACCAACTCAACCCCATGATAAACATCAATAATGGCCAAACAACAATTGGCAGAAGCAATACTGTCACATGCGGAATACCAAAAAACAGCCCGTAAGCCAAAAACCATACACCAAAACTAATCAAAGCATGAAACATGGCCGTCAGCACACCTACAGCCGGTAATATCTCCAACGGAAATACTACTTTTTTAACAAGATTGACGTTTGAAATAATCAATCCTGGAGATCGATTGATGCATTCTGTGAACAGATTAAAAATTATCAATCCGGCAAAGAGCACCATCGCAAACTCGGTTTTCGAACTACTCCCAGCACCCCACCGAGCCTGGAACACCACGCTAAAAACAACGGTATAAATCGCAAGCATCAACAACGGATTGAAGAATGACCAAAAAATACCAAAAACTGAACCACGATAACGCCCCAGTACTTCGCGTCTTACTGATACTGCAATAAGATTTCGATTACGCCAAAGACTGACCATCACCTCACGTGGTGAAATTGAAAATATGTGCATCAAACAACCGGCTCTTCGTCGTTTCGTGTGAAACACCTCATTTTCAAGCTGCAGCGCGAGATGGAGGTGAAAAAGGAAGCTGCATTGCATTGACGCAGTATCTCGACTGTGACCACGCACCCATGCAGGGGAGTAGCATGATGGGGAGCCAGGGGGGCAGTCACGACGTCGCAGAGTCCGTTTCGCTGGTCTGGCGCAGAGTCTCCAGATCAGCTTCAAACAAGGCCAGCCGCTGGTTCAGACGGCGCACGTCTCGCTCTATACGGGTGTTGACCATGTCTGCATGCAGCGCCTTGATCAGCAGCACCATGCAGGCCAGCAACAACAGAAGTGCTGGCGGATAACTGATGCCTGCCCAACGTGCCAGCCGGTCAATCAGGCCGGGCCAGGCGCCCAGCGCGGCGGCGGCGGCGGCTACCAGCACCCAGAACAGGCCGTGCATCAGGTACAGGTGATCGCGGCGTATCAGGTACAGGATCAGCACTGCCAGGCTGATCCCCATGAATGCAGTTGTGACCTGCATGGGAGCCATGGAGGTGGTTCCTTTGGGGTTTGGAGGGTGAGGGGCAATGGAAGACGGGCGCGTGCCTGGCCTGTGGTCATTGCC
Protein-coding regions in this window:
- a CDS encoding glycosyltransferase, with amino-acid sequence MKRVLVVVEQFTVGGLETHIRGELVQLHGHGCEVHLLAGTPFQRTLLPDCVSSVTGGVAMGVDCSAAAMVEMVDRIREVIRSRRIDLIHAHPFVSLVPAMVAAQAERISLVVSLHGPASLGGYAGPVYDFMIKAIVLPQASLVAAVSGEVAEIARPYVADASLIVVPNGVEFPTQVSGSVEDEAREPRWLVVGRLDAAKIGGMLDFVRKARSAGMAGVRIAGDGDARAALQQMLSDEGLINGVEFLGARSDIPQLMRGSAGVAGMGRVVLEGLAAQRPVVLVGYDGVKGVMDAGLLQLARHTNFSGRNLDTVDADRLGAQLAALGEMGLAAVVEAAAEGFGEASIWGQFLDQTGVLQPPQPGILLELYQSLQRDPLPESSLFFHSEAIVTRMEALACSSRYFSARMHAALQVCRQTLAAQGEITMLRRSLDAAHQTIDARDVMIAEFLKSASWRVTHPLRAAARALRALADPAARYGYALLRSVYWRLPESWRYWLHVQRTRYVALHWGVGREVVEPLALPAWVAKVRSVDKVVVITCGFEFDELVNQRPINAAKYFANQGYFVLFVAWQWGRKDELNKGCSPVWPGVHQVPLFEFVDMHGLLPPKQANALYLLTMPARVLVDCVSGLRGKGYTITYDVMDEWQEFFKSGQAPWYDRQVEEQLVLQSDVVCCVAPALIEKFSGIRNDILLIGNGYSEDVIGRNHRGIVQTSGTAQSVVGYFGHLTDAWFDWKLVFDLAVRHGDVRFEIIGYGEPQWVRDRARSLDNLVLVGKVHPSELNTYVRHWSASIIPFVEGQLSRAVDPIKIYEYIYFGLPVFVTGIQHLQSYPGVVWAARANAQTLFASFLAQKPVDPGKVESFLAATTWDARFNGLVHHLRQHKNIGDLYGL
- a CDS encoding ABC transporter ATP-binding protein, which produces MSSDVAISIASISKRYEMYAQPKDRLLQFFSFGRRQFFQEFWALRDVSFSVGKGETIGILGRNGSGKSTLLQIIAGTLTPTVGEVRTTGVLAALLELGSGFNPEFTGRENVYLNGSILGLSKEAMDRSFDDIAAFADIGQHLDQPVRTYSSGMAVRLAFAVQACVKPDILIVDEALSVGDEKFQRKCFDYIEGLRENGCSVLLVTHSTATVEKFCQRGVLLHQGRMHGVGPAKEIVDQYHALLYSDERSYLRYLNQTARQSGETTVPVPGVADAGQAGGHDEPSGQGQLRAVIKGWEVCNADGETSEVFHSGGKATIRFDVDVLQPVKEMQAGILIRTIEGVSVFGTSTLYHGLNHQDAQPRTTVRFEFALELRLCQGAYFVTLSIAEAISHGDMSYLDRKTDVILLKINQMRLTGSGIAMLDVCVSAQLVEQAQ
- a CDS encoding ABC transporter permease, whose translation is MHIFSISPREVMVSLWRNRNLIAVSVRREVLGRYRGSVFGIFWSFFNPLLMLAIYTVVFSVVFQARWGAGSSSKTEFAMVLFAGLIIFNLFTECINRSPGLIISNVNLVKKVVFPLEILPAVGVLTAMFHALISFGVWFLAYGLFFGIPHVTVLLLPIVVWPLLMFIMGLSWCLASLGVYLRDVSQIISVVTSVLMFMSPIFYPVSALPESYRQFLYLNPLTPVIEMTRDVLYWGRVPSFELLVIYWVATAFVAWVGFVWFQKTRKGFADVL
- a CDS encoding DUF2304 domain-containing protein encodes the protein MAPMQVTTAFMGISLAVLILYLIRRDHLYLMHGLFWVLVAAAAAALGAWPGLIDRLARWAGISYPPALLLLLACMVLLIKALHADMVNTRIERDVRRLNQRLALFEADLETLRQTSETDSATS